From the genome of Burkholderiales bacterium:
TCGCGCGGGTTCGGGATCAGCAGGTTCTCCGCGCCCAGCGTCATGAACACGAGGCAGTTCGCGGTGAGCGAGAAGATGTGGTAGAGCGGCAGCGGCGTGACGATGATCTCGCGCTGGTTCGGATCGAGCACCGGCGAGACCCAGGCGCGCGCCTGCAGCAGGTTCGCGATGATGTTGCGGTTGAGCAGCATCGCGCCCTTCGCGACGCCGGTCGTGCCGCCGGTGTACTGCAGGAACGCGATGTCGTCGTGTCCGATCGCGACGCGCTGCAGCGTGCGCCGGCGGCCTTCCGAGAGCACGTCCGACAGGTGGACGGTATCGGCGATCGACCAGGGCTTCACCATCTTCTTCACGCGCCGCACGACGAAGTTGACCAGCACGCCCTTCATGCCGAGCAGCTCGCCCATCGACGTGACGATCACGTGCTTCACCTTGGTCTTCTTCACGACCTCGGCGAGCGTGTGCGCGAAGTTCTCGAGCACGACGATCACTTCGGCGCCCGAGTCGACCAGCTGGTGCTCGAGTTCGCGCGCCGTGTAGAGCGGGTTGACGTTGACGACGGTCGCGCCCGCGCGGAGCGTCCCGAACAGGCAGACCGGGTACTGCAGGATGTTGGGCATCATCAGCGCGACGCGCGTGCCCTTGCCGCCGCCGATGCCCTGCAGCCAGGCGCCGAACGCCGCCGACAGCGTGTCGAGTTCGGCGAAGCTGATCGACTTGCCCATGCAGGTGAAGCTCGGTCGCGAGGCGAAGCGGGCGACGCTCTCGTCGAAGACGTCGCGCACCGACGCGTACTCGCCGACGTCGATCTCCGCCGGAACGCCGGGCGGATACTGCTTGAGCCAGATCTTGTCCACGTCTCCTCCCGGACCCGGCGTCGCGATCGACCGCCACGGTCGCCTGGGTCGCGTTGCGCGCGACGGCGGGCCGCCGTCACGATGGCGGCACGATCCTACACCGGAATCGCGCCGCGACTGGGGTCCGCCCTAGCTGGTCTGACCGCCTTTCGCCGGCGGGTCCTGGGCATAGTGCAGCGGTCCTCCGCGAAACGGCGCGAAACCGGTGCCGAAGATCGCCCCGGCGTCCACCAGGTCCGCGTCCGCGACGATGCCGTCGGCGAGCGCCGCGCGTGCCTCGGCGACGTACGGCCCGACCAGGCGCTCGGCGAGCCCTGCGGGGACCATGCCTGCGGCGCCCTTCACCGGCTTGCCGGCCTCCCAGCGGTAGTAGCCCTGACCGGTCTTCTTCCCGAGTTCGCCCGCATCCACGTGCCGCATGAGTTCGCGCGGCGGGACGGCCTCGCCGCCGAGGAGCTTGCCGACCGCGACGCAGATGTCGAGGCCGACGGTGTCGGCGAGTTCGATCGGACCCATCGGCATCCCGAACGCGAGCGCGGCTTCGTCGACGGTCTCGCGCGCGATGCCCTCGTCGACCGCGCGCATCGCGGCCATCAGGTAGGGCGCGAGCACGCGGTTCACGAGGAAGCCGGGTGCGCTTCGCACCGGCAGCGGCAGCTTGTCGATCCGGCGCACGAACGCGGCGGCCGGCGCGACCAGGTCGGGCCGCGTCGTGGTTCCGACGACGATTTCGACCAGCATCATGCTCTTCACCGGGTTGAAGAAGTGCAGCCCGATGAGGCGCGACGGATCGGCGAGCGCCGAGGCGATCGATTCGAGCGGTATCGACGAGGTGTTGGTCGCGAGGATCGCGCCGGGCTTCGCCTTCTTCTCCAGCGCGGAGAACACCGAGCGCTTCGCGTCGACGTTCTCGAAGATCGCCTCGACGATCACGTCCGCGCGCGCCGCGCCCTCGCCGGCCACGTCGGGAATCAGGCGGTCCATCGCGTCGCGGACGCGCCGCGGGTCCTTCAGCCGCTCGCCGTAGAGCTTCGCCGCGCGCGCGATCGCCGGGGCGATCCGCTCGGGCGCCTGGTCCTGCAGCGTCACGGTGAGCCCGCGCAGCGCGCACCACGCCGCGATGTCGCCGCCCATCGTGCCGGCCCCGACCACGTGGACGTGCGCAGCGGCGGCGGCGTCGGATGCCTTGCCCAGGGCCTTCAGCCGCTCCTGCAGCTTGTACACGCGAATCAGGTTCGCGGCCGTCGGCGAGCGCACGAGCGTGACGATGCTCGCCGGATCGCCGGCCGGCGGCGCGAGCGCGTTGCCGTCGAAGCGCTTGAACAGTTCGAGGATCGCCCAGGGCGCCGGATAGTGCTCGCGGCGCGCGCGCTTGCCGACCTCCTTCGCCGCCTGCGAGGCAATGAGCCGCCGCGCGATCGGATTCAGCGTGAGTTCGAGCGCGAACGGCAGCTTGCGCGGCGGGGGCAGCGCGGCGAGCACGCCGCGCGCGGTGTTCTCCATGATGCGCAGCGGCACCGCCTCGTCGACCAGCCCGAGCTTCTTCGCGCGGCGCGCGTCGATCGTCCTGCCCGAGAGCATCAGGTCGAGCGCGGCGGGCGCGCCGACGACGCGCGGCAGCCGCTTGATGCCGCCCCAGCCGGGCACGATGCCGAGCAGCACCTCGGGGAGCCCCATGCGCGTGCCCGGCTCGTCGATCGCGACGCGGTAGCGGCAGGCGAGCGCGAGTTCGAGCCCGCCGCCGAGGCAGAAGCCGCGCACGAGCGCGAGCGTCGGATAGGACACCGCGGCCAGCCGCTCGAACGTGTCCCACCCGCGTTTCACCAGCGCGACCGCGCCCGCCTCGGTGGCGATCGCGCCGAACTCGTCGATGTCCGCGCCGGCGATGAAGCCGCTCGCCTTGGCGGAGCGGATCAGGAGCGCGCGCGGCTTCTCCCGGTCGAGGAGGTCGAGCGCGAGATTGAACTCCGCCATGGCCTCGGCCGACAGCGTGTTGGCGCTCGCGTCGGCCTGGTCGAACGCGAGCACCGCGAGGCCGTCGGCTTCGCGCGTGAGCTTCCAGTGCCGCAGTTCGGCCTTCGGCGCAGGCATTCGCACGAGGGTCGCTTCCAGATCGATCGTCTCGGCCATGGTCAATGTTCCTCAACCGCGGCCGCCGACGGCGCGGCGTCGCCCACCCGTTCCACCAGCATCGCGCCGCCCAGCCCGCCGCCGATGCAGATCGCCGCCATGCCGCGCCTGCCGCCGGTGCGCTCGAGCGTCTCCAGCACGTGCAGCACGATGCGCGTGCCCGACGCCCCGACCGGGTGGCCGAGCGCGATCGCGCCGCCGTCGGCGTTGAGCTTCGCGCGGTCGAGCGTGCCCATCGCGCCGGGCAATCCGAGTTCGGTGCGGCAGTAGTCGTCGCTCTCCCAGGCCGCGAGGCACGCGAGCACCTGCGCCGAGAACGCCTCGTTGATCTCCCACGCGTCGACGTCGTTCAGGCCGAGAGCGTGGCGCGCGAGGATCGGCGTCGCCGCATGCACCGGCCCCAGTCCCATCTGCGCCGGATCGAGCCCCGCCCACTGCGAATCGACGATCCGGCCGCGCGGCGAAAGCCCGTGCTCGTCGACGGCGCGCTGCGAGGCCACCACGACCCAGGCGCCGCCGTCGGTGACCTGCGAACTGTTGCCGGCAGTCACGTTCCCGTACTTGCGGTCGAAGAACGGCTTGAGCTTCGCCAGGTTCTCGGGCGTCGAGTCCTCGCGCACGCCGTCGTCCGCCGCGTAGACCTTGCCGGACCGGTCGTAGAGCGGCACGAGTTCGCGCGCGAAGTGCCCGGCGGCCTGCGCGGCGAGCACCTTGCGGTGGCTCTCCGCGGCGAACGCATCCATCTGCGCGCGCGTGATGCCGAAGCGACAGGCGAGGTTCTCCGCGGTCTGGCCCATCAGGAGCCCGACGACCGGGTCGGTGAGCCCCTTCATGAGGCCGATCACCGGCGCGAGGAACTGCGGCCGGAACTTCGCGACCAGCGCCGCGCGCTCGCCCACCGACTTCGCCGCGTACCAGTTGGAGAGCCACAGCACCATCGCGTCGTTGAAGAGGAGCGGCGCGCGCGACAGCGCGTCGACGCCGCCGGCGAGCACGAGGTTCGAGCGGCCGGTGCGGATCTGCGCGATCGCCGAGTCGATCGCCTGCATGCCCGACGCGCAGTTGCGCATCACCGTCCACGCCGGCACTTTCTTGCCGCACCCCATCCGCAGGGCGGCGACGCGGCCGATGTTGACCTCGTCGGGCGAGGGCGCCGCGCAGCCGAGGATGACTTCGTCGAGGGCGTCCGGCGCGAAACGCCGGCGCAGGAGCAGCGCGCGCCCGGCGTCGGTCGCGAGGTCGGACGCGGCGAACGGACCCGGACGGTTGCGGGCCTTGAGGAACGGCGTGCGCGCGCCGTCGACGAGGTAGACCGGTTCGTTCCGCATGTCAGGACCTCGCGGCCTGCGGCACGCGCGGGGGCGTGCCGGCGTCGTTCGATGCCGACGGCTCGCCGGGCGCGGTCACGCGCAGGAGGCTCGTGCCGAGGTCGG
Proteins encoded in this window:
- a CDS encoding long-chain-fatty-acid--CoA ligase; translated protein: MDKIWLKQYPPGVPAEIDVGEYASVRDVFDESVARFASRPSFTCMGKSISFAELDTLSAAFGAWLQGIGGGKGTRVALMMPNILQYPVCLFGTLRAGATVVNVNPLYTARELEHQLVDSGAEVIVVLENFAHTLAEVVKKTKVKHVIVTSMGELLGMKGVLVNFVVRRVKKMVKPWSIADTVHLSDVLSEGRRRTLQRVAIGHDDIAFLQYTGGTTGVAKGAMLLNRNIIANLLQARAWVSPVLDPNQREIIVTPLPLYHIFSLTANCLVFMTLGAENLLIPNPRDIPGFVKTLRKVPFTAFTGVNTLFNALVNNPNFARLSFKSLRLVLGGGMAVQEAVAQRWKEVTGVPLIEAYGLTETSPAATINPLNLTAYNGSIGLPIPSTSIVLRDDAGKDVPLGSPGEICIEGPQVMAGYWNRPDETAKVMTQDGYFMTGDIGIMDERGFIRIVDRKKDMILVSGFNVYPNEIEGVVAQHPGVLECAAVGVPDKKSGEAVRLYVVKKDPALTAADVMKYCRDHLTGYKCPREVMFRDELPKSNVGKILRRELREVARKELL
- a CDS encoding acetyl-CoA C-acetyltransferase, whose product is MRNEPVYLVDGARTPFLKARNRPGPFAASDLATDAGRALLLRRRFAPDALDEVILGCAAPSPDEVNIGRVAALRMGCGKKVPAWTVMRNCASGMQAIDSAIAQIRTGRSNLVLAGGVDALSRAPLLFNDAMVLWLSNWYAAKSVGERAALVAKFRPQFLAPVIGLMKGLTDPVVGLLMGQTAENLACRFGITRAQMDAFAAESHRKVLAAQAAGHFARELVPLYDRSGKVYAADDGVREDSTPENLAKLKPFFDRKYGNVTAGNSSQVTDGGAWVVVASQRAVDEHGLSPRGRIVDSQWAGLDPAQMGLGPVHAATPILARHALGLNDVDAWEINEAFSAQVLACLAAWESDDYCRTELGLPGAMGTLDRAKLNADGGAIALGHPVGASGTRIVLHVLETLERTGGRRGMAAICIGGGLGGAMLVERVGDAAPSAAAVEEH
- a CDS encoding enoyl-CoA hydratase/isomerase family protein encodes the protein MPAPKAELRHWKLTREADGLAVLAFDQADASANTLSAEAMAEFNLALDLLDREKPRALLIRSAKASGFIAGADIDEFGAIATEAGAVALVKRGWDTFERLAAVSYPTLALVRGFCLGGGLELALACRYRVAIDEPGTRMGLPEVLLGIVPGWGGIKRLPRVVGAPAALDLMLSGRTIDARRAKKLGLVDEAVPLRIMENTARGVLAALPPPRKLPFALELTLNPIARRLIASQAAKEVGKRARREHYPAPWAILELFKRFDGNALAPPAGDPASIVTLVRSPTAANLIRVYKLQERLKALGKASDAAAAAHVHVVGAGTMGGDIAAWCALRGLTVTLQDQAPERIAPAIARAAKLYGERLKDPRRVRDAMDRLIPDVAGEGAARADVIVEAIFENVDAKRSVFSALEKKAKPGAILATNTSSIPLESIASALADPSRLIGLHFFNPVKSMMLVEIVVGTTTRPDLVAPAAAFVRRIDKLPLPVRSAPGFLVNRVLAPYLMAAMRAVDEGIARETVDEAALAFGMPMGPIELADTVGLDICVAVGKLLGGEAVPPRELMRHVDAGELGKKTGQGYYRWEAGKPVKGAAGMVPAGLAERLVGPYVAEARAALADGIVADADLVDAGAIFGTGFAPFRGGPLHYAQDPPAKGGQTS